One stretch of Molothrus aeneus isolate 106 chromosome 2, BPBGC_Maene_1.0, whole genome shotgun sequence DNA includes these proteins:
- the CHD4 gene encoding chromodomain-helicase-DNA-binding protein 4 isoform X2: MASGIGSPSPCSGGSDDDEMEILLNNAIPQHPEPEEEPEEELLSEADTPKIKKKKKPKKLKEPKVPKLSKRQKKELGDSSGEGNEFVEEEEEVLRSDSEGSDYTPGKKKKKKLGPKKEKKNKAKRKEEEEEEEEDDDSKEPKSSAQLLEDWGMEDIDHIFTEEDYRTLTNYKAFSQFVRPLIAAKNPKIAVSKMMMVLGAKWREFSTNNPFKGSSGASVAAAAAAAVAVVESMVTNVDAVLPQPPVDVPLRKAKTKEGKGPNARRKPKASPRIPDIKKPKTKKVAPLKIKLGGFGSKRKRSSSEDDDLDVESDFDDASINSYSVSDGSTSRSSRSRKKLKAGKKKKKGEDDSTVAVDGYETDHQDYCEVCQQGGEIILCDTCPRAYHMVCLDPDMEKAPEGKWSCPHCEKEGIQWEAKEDNSEGEEILEDVVGDAEEEDDHHMEFCRVCKDGGELLCCDACPSSYHIHCLNPPLPEIPNGEWLCPRCTCPALKGKVQKILIWKWGQPPVGPAPPRPPDADPNAPPPKPLEGRPERQFFVKWQGMSYWHCSWVSELQLELHCQVMFRNYQRKNDMDEPPSGDFGGEEEKSRKRKNKDPKYAEMEERFYRYGIKPEWMMIHRILNHSVDKKGNVHYLIKWRDLPYDQASWESEDVDIQDYDLYKQAYWNHRELMRGEEGRPGKKLKKVKMRKLERPPETPTVDPTVKYDRQPEYLDVTGGTLHPYQLEGLNWLRFSWAQGTDTILADEMGLGKTVQTAVFLYSLYKEGHSKGPFLVSAPLSTIINWEREFEMWAPDMYVVTYVGDKDSRAIIRENEFTFEDNAIRGGKKASRMKKEAAVKFHVLLTSYELITIDMAILGSIDWACLIVDEAHRLKNNQSKFFRVLNGYSLQHKLLLTGTPLQNNLEELFHLLNFLTPERFHNLEGFLEEFADIAKEDQIKKLHDMLGPHMLRRLKADVFKNMPSKTELIVRVELSPMQKKYYKYILTRNFEALNARGGGNQVSLLNVVMDLKKCCNHPYLFPVAAMEAPKMPNGMYDGSALIRASGKLLLLQKMLKNLKEGGHRVLIFSQMTKMLDLLEDFLEHEGYKYERIDGGITGNMRQEAIDRFNAPGAQQFCFLLSTRAGGLGINLATADTVIIYDSDWNPHNDIQAFSRAHRIGQNKKVMIYRFVTRASVEERITQVAKKKMMLTHLVVRPGLGSKTGSMSKQELDDILKFGTEELFKDEATEGGDNKEGEDSSVIHYDDKAIERLLDRNQDETEDTELQGMNEYLSSFKVAQYVVREEEMGEEEEVEREIIKQEESVDPDYWEKLLRHHYEQQQEDLARNLGKGKRIRKQVNYNDGSQEDRDWQDDQSDNQSDYSVASEEGDEDFDERSEAARRPSRKGLRNDKDKPLPPLLARVGGNIEVLGFNARQRKAFLNAIMRYGMPPQDAFTTQWLVRDLRGKSEKEFKAYVSLFMRHLCEPGADGAETFADGVPREGLSRQHVLTRIGVMSLIRKKVQEFEHVNGRWSMPELAEIEENKKLSQPSSPSPKTPTPSTPGDTQPNTPAPVPPPEDGVKVEEGASAKEQGEPSEPEKELSASATETEAPMESAQPVETPPQEAKSPVNSTEADEKKVEETEVKERPDEPMEVESKADVEKVEDRAATENPPDPPIITLDEKDEKKDDDKRDVVMLQNGEMLKESVDERHKKAVKQRFMFNIADGGFTELHSLWQNEERAATVTKKTYEIWHRRHDYWLLAGIINHGYARWQDIQNDPRYAILNEPFKGEMNRGNFLEIKNKFLARRFKLLEQALVIEEQLRRAAYLNMSEDPSHPSMALNTRFAEVECLAESHQHLSKESMAGNKPANAVLHKVLKQLEELLSDMKADVTRLPATIARIPPVAVRLQMSERNILSRLANRSSEPPPPPPPQQVRTRSGGPAAVSSWPSAVDLSAKLK; encoded by the exons GCCACTTATCGCAGCCAAGAACCCTAAAATAGCAGTGTCGAAGATGATGATGGTCCTGGGAGCCAAATGGAGGGAGTTTAGCACCAACAACCCCTTCAAGGGAAGTTCAGGTGCatctgtggcagctgctgcagctgcagctgttgcAGTAGTCGAGAGTATGGTGACTAACGTGGATGCTGTCCTGCCACAGCCCCCCGTAGATGTGCCCCTCAGGAAAGCCAAGACAAAGGAGGGCAAAG GGCCCAATGCCCGGCGGAAGCCAAAGGCCAGTCCTCGTATTCCTGATATCAAGAAACCTAAAACAAAGAAGGTGGCACCACTGAAAATCAAACTGGGAGGATTTGGTTCCAAGCGTAAAAGATCATCA AGTGAAGATGATGATCTGGATGTGGAGTCAGACTTTGATGATGCCAGCATCAACAGCTACTCTGTGTCAGATGGTTCTACAAGCCGTAGTAGCCGCAGTCGCAAAAAACTCAAggctgggaagaagaaaaagaaag GTGAAGATGACTCCACAGTGGCTGTGGATGGCTATGAGACTGATCACCAGGACTACTGTGAGgtgtgccagcagggaggagaaatTATATTGTGTGATACCTGCCCTCGTGCCTACCACATGGTTTGCCTGGACCCGGACATGGAGAAAGCTCCAGAGGGCAAGTggagctgcccacactgt GAAAAAGAGGGCATTCAGTGGGAAGCAAAGGAGGATAACTCTGAAGGTGAGGAAATCCTGGAGGATGTAGTGGGGGAtgctgaggaagaggatgaCCACCACATGGAGTTCTGTAGAGTCTGCAAGGATGgaggagagctgctgtgctgtgatgCCTGTCCTTCATCCTATCACATCCACTGTCTGAATCCCCCGCTGCCTGAGATTCCCAATGGAGAATGGCTGTGTCCTCGCTGCACT TGCCCAGCTTTGAAAGGAAAGGTGCAGAAGATCTTGATCTGGAAATGGGGTCAGCCCCCAGTGGGCCCTGCACCACCACGTCCACCCGACGCAGACCCTAATGCTCCACCACCAAAGCCTCTGGAGGGTCGGCCTGAAAGGCAGTTCTTTGTCAAATGGCAGGGCATGTCCTACTGGCACTGCTCCTGGGTGTCAGAGTTGCAG CTGGAGTTGCACTGCCAGGTCATGTTTCGTAACTACCAACGCAAAAATGATATGGATGAGCCGCCCTCAGGAGACTTTggaggggaagaagagaaaagccgaaagagaaaaaacaaggaCCCCAAATACGCTGAGATGGAAGAGCGTTTCTATCGATATGGGATCAAGCCAGAGTGGATGATGATCCACAGGATCCTTAATCATAG TGTCGATAAGAAGGGTAATGTCCACTATTTGATTAAATGGAGAGACCTACCCTATGACCAGGCATCCTGGGAAAGTGAAGATGTGGATATTCAAGATTATGACCTCTACAAGCAAGCCTACTGGAATCACAG GGAGCTGATGCGAGGTGAAGAGGGCAGGCCTGGTAAGAAGTTAAAGAAAGTGAAGATGCGGAAACTGGAAAGACCCCCGGAGACTCCCACAGTAGAT CCAACAGTGAAATATGACCGGCAACCGGAGTACCTCGATGTAACAGGGGGGACCTTGCATCCCTACCAGCTGGAAGGGCTGAATTGGCTGCGCTTCTCTTGGGCCCAGGGCACAGATACAATCTTGGCTGATGAGATGGGTCTGGGGAAGACTGTGCAGACAGCAGTGTTCCTGTATTCCTTATACAAAGAG GGCCACTCCAAGGGTCCCTTCTTGGTGAGTGCACCACTGTCCACAATCATCAACTGGGAACGAGAATTTGAGATGTGGGCCCCAGATATGTATGTAGTGACCTACGttggggacaaggacagccGGGCCATCATCCGTGAGAATGAGTTCACTTTTGAGGATAATGCCATACGTGGAGGCAAAAAAGCATCCAGAATGAAG aaGGAGGCTGCTGTCAAGTTCCATGTGCTTCTGACTTCCTATGAATTGATCACAATTGATATGGCCATACTAGGCTCTATTGACTGGGCCTGTCTCATTGTGGATGAAGCTCACAGACTGAAGAACAACCAGTCTAAG TTCTTCCGTGTGCTGAATGGTTACTCCCTCCAGCACAAGCTGCTGCTTACGGGAACTCCCCTGCAGAACAACCTGGAGGAACTGTTCCACCTGCTGAACTTCCTGACGCCCGAGAGATTCCA TAACTTGGAGGGCTTCCTAGAAGAGTTTGCGGATATTGCCAAGGAAGATCAGATCAAGAAGCTGCACGACATGCTGGGCCCGCATATGCTGAGGCGTCTCAAGGCTGATGTTTTCAAGAATATGCCATCTAAGACTGAACTCATTGTCAGAGTGGAGCTGAGTCCCATGCAGAA gaaaTACTATAAATACATTTTGACAAGAAACTTTGAGGCACTGAATGCACGGGGTGGTGGTAACCAAGTCTCATTGCTCAATGTTGTTATGGATCTGAAGAAGTGCTGTAACCACCCGTATCTctttcctgtggctgctatg gaagctCCAAAAATGCCAAATGGCATGTATGATGGTAGTGCACTTATTCGAGCCTCTGGAAAGCTGTTGCTGCTCCAGAAGATGTTAAAGAACCTGAAGGAAGGAGGTCACAGGGTGCTCATATTCTCTCAG ATGACTAAAATGTTGGACCTTCTAGAAGATTTTTTGGAACACGAAGGGTACAAATACGAGCGGATTGATGGAGGAATCACAGGGAACATGCGTCAGGAGGCTATTGATCGCTTCAATG ctcctggagctcagcagttctgctttctgctttcaACTCGAGCTGGGGGTCTTGGTATTAACTTGGCCACAGCAGATACTGTGATTATCTACGATTCAGACTGGAACCCCCACAATGATATCCAG GCCTTCAGCCGTGCACACAGAATTGGACAGAACAAGAAAGTGATGATATACCGCTTTGTGACGAGGGCCTCAGTGGAGGAGCGTATCACTCAGGTGGCCAAGAAGAAAATGATGCTAACTCACCTGGTAGTGAGACCAGGATTGGGCTCCAAGACAGGCTCCATGTCCAAGCAGGAGCTTGATGACATTCTCAAATTTGGCACTGAAGAACTCTTCAAGGATGAAGCAACTGAGGGGG GGGATAACAAAGAAGGTGAGGACAGTAGTGTCATCCACTATGATGACAAAGCAATTGAGCGTCTGTTGGATCGGAACCAGGATGAAACGGAAGATACAGAACTTCAGGGCATGAATGAATATCTCAGCTCCTTCAAGGTGGCCCAGTATGTGGTTCGTGAGGAGGAGATGGGG gaggaagaggaagttGAACGGGAAATTATCAAGCAGGAGGAATCGGTAGATCCTGATTACTGGGAGAAACTGCTCCGTCACCATTATGAGCAACAGCAGGAGGATCTGGCCAGGAATCTGGGCAAGGGCAAACGTATTCGCAAGCAAGTGAACTACAACGATGGCTCGCAGGAGGATAGAG actgGCAGGATGACCAGTCAGATAATCAGTCAGACTATTCAGTTGCTTCTGAAGAAGGAGACGAGGACTTTGATGAGAGATCTGAAG CAGCTCGTCGGCCTAGCCGCAAGGGCCTGAGAAACGACAAGGATAAGCCTCTGCCTCCCTTACTGGCCCGTGTGGGAGGGAACATCGAG GTGCTGGGTTTCAACGCTCGCCAGCGGAAAGCCTTCCTCAATGCTATCATGCGCTACGGAATGCCACCTCAGGATGCCTTCACCACTCAGTGGCTTGTTCGGGACCTCCGTGGCAAGTCAGAGAAAGAGTTCAA GGCCTACGTCTCGCTGTTCATGCGCCATTTATGTGAACCTGGAGCTGATGGTGCTGAGACCTTTGCAGATGGGGTCCCACGGGAAGGTCTTTCTCGGCAGCACGTCCTTACTCGCATTGGGGTCATGTCACTTATACGCAAAAAG GTGCAGGAATTTGAGCATGTGAACGGCCGCTGGAGTATGCCAGAACTGGCAGAGATAGAGGAGAACAAGAAActgtcacagcccagctcaccCTCTCCCAAAACTCCAACTCCTTCAACACCAGGGGATACACAGCCGAACACACCAGCCCCTGTTCCTCCACCTG AAGATGGAGTAAAAGTGGAAGAAGGAGCTAGTGCTAAGGAGCAAGGAGAGCCTTCTGAACCAGAGAAGGAGCTCAGTGCCTCTGCTACTGAAACAGAGGCCCCTATGGAG AGTGCTCAGCCTGTGGAGACACCACCCCAGGAAGCAAAATCCCCAGTGAACTCCACAgaagcagatgaaaaaaaagtagaggAAACAGAAGTGAAGGAAAGACCAGATGAACCAATGGAAGTAGAAAGCAAAG CTGATGTGGAGAAAGTGGAAGACAGAGCAGCTACTGAAAATCCTCCTGACCCTCCTATAATCACTCTGGATGAGAAAG ATGAGAAAAAGGATGATGATAAGAGAGATGTGGTGATGCTGCAGAATGGAGAGATGCTGAAAGAGTCAGTAGATGAAAGGCACAAGAAGGCAGTAAAGCAGCGCTTCATGTTCAACATAGCAGATGGTGGTTTCACTG AACTACACTCCCTCTGGCAGAATGAGGAGCGGGCTGCCACTGTCACCAAGAAGACCTATGAGATCTGGCATCGGCGTCATGACTACTGGCTCCTAGCTGGGATTATCAA TCATGGCTATGCCCGTTGGCAGGATATTCAGAATGATCCACGTTACGCCATCCTCAATGAACCCTTCAAGGGTGAGATGAACAGGGGTAACTTCCTGGAAATAAAGAATAAGTTTTTGGCAAGGAGATTTAAG ctcctggagcaagCGCTGGTGATCGAGGAGCAGTTGCGGCGAGCTGCCTATCTGAACATGTCCGAAGACCCATCTCACCCCTCCATGGCTCTGAACACACGTTTTGCGGAGGTGGAATGCCTGGCTGAGAGCCACCAGCACCTATCCAAGGAATCAATGGCTGGGAATAAACCAGCCAATGCCGTACTGCACAAAG TTCtgaagcagctggaggagctttTGAGTGACATGAAGGCCGATGTGACCCGTCTGCCCGCCACGATTGCCCGCATCCCCCCTGTGGCGGTGCGCCTCCAGATGTCGGAGCGCAACATCCTCAGCCGCCTGGCCAACCGCAGCAGCgagcccccgccgccgcccccgccccaaCAAGTACGTACCCGCTCTG GTGGCCCAGCAGCAGTGAGTTCCTGGCCCAGTGCTGTTGACCTTTCGGCCAAGCTGAAGTGA
- the CHD4 gene encoding chromodomain-helicase-DNA-binding protein 4 isoform X3, with protein sequence MASGIGSPSPCSGGSDDDEMEILLNNAIPQHPEPEEEPEEELLSEADTPKIKKKKKPKKLKEPKVPKLSKRQKKELGDSSGEGNEFVEEEEEVLRSDSEGSDYTPGKKKKKKLGPKKEKKNKAKRKEEEEEEEEDDDSKEPKSSAQLLEDWGMEDIDHIFTEEDYRTLTNYKAFSQFVRPLIAAKNPKIAVSKMMMVLGAKWREFSTNNPFKGSSGASVAAAAAAAVAVVESMVTNVDAVLPQPPVDVPLRKAKTKEGKGPNARRKPKASPRIPDIKKPKTKKVAPLKIKLGGFGSKRKRSSSEDDDLDVESDFDDASINSYSVSDGSTSRSSRSRKKLKAGKKKKKGEDDSTVAVDGYETDHQDYCEVCQQGGEIILCDTCPRAYHMVCLDPDMEKAPEGKWSCPHCEKEGIQWEAKEDNSEGEEILEDVVGDAEEEDDHHMEFCRVCKDGGELLCCDACPSSYHIHCLNPPLPEIPNGEWLCPRCTCPALKGKVQKILIWKWGQPPVGPAPPRPPDADPNAPPPKPLEGRPERQFFVKWQGMSYWHCSWVSELQLELHCQVMFRNYQRKNDMDEPPSGDFGGEEEKSRKRKNKDPKYAEMEERFYRYGIKPEWMMIHRILNHSVDKKGNVHYLIKWRDLPYDQASWESEDVDIQDYDLYKQAYWNHRELMRGEEGRPGKKLKKVKMRKLERPPETPTVDPTVKYDRQPEYLDVTGGTLHPYQLEGLNWLRFSWAQGTDTILADEMGLGKTVQTAVFLYSLYKEGHSKGPFLVSAPLSTIINWEREFEMWAPDMYVVTYVGDKDSRAIIRENEFTFEDNAIRGGKKASRMKKEAAVKFHVLLTSYELITIDMAILGSIDWACLIVDEAHRLKNNQSKFFRVLNGYSLQHKLLLTGTPLQNNLEELFHLLNFLTPERFHNLEGFLEEFADIAKEDQIKKLHDMLGPHMLRRLKADVFKNMPSKTELIVRVELSPMQKKYYKYILTRNFEALNARGGGNQVSLLNVVMDLKKCCNHPYLFPVAAMEAPKMPNGMYDGSALIRASGKLLLLQKMLKNLKEGGHRVLIFSQMTKMLDLLEDFLEHEGYKYERIDGGITGNMRQEAIDRFNAPGAQQFCFLLSTRAGGLGINLATADTVIIYDSDWNPHNDIQAFSRAHRIGQNKKVMIYRFVTRASVEERITQVAKKKMMLTHLVVRPGLGSKTGSMSKQELDDILKFGTEELFKDEATEGGDNKEGEDSSVIHYDDKAIERLLDRNQDETEDTELQGMNEYLSSFKVAQYVVREEEMGEEEEVEREIIKQEESVDPDYWEKLLRHHYEQQQEDLARNLGKGKRIRKQVNYNDGSQEDRDWQDDQSDNQSDYSVASEEGDEDFDERSEARRPSRKGLRNDKDKPLPPLLARVGGNIEVLGFNARQRKAFLNAIMRYGMPPQDAFTTQWLVRDLRGKSEKEFKAYVSLFMRHLCEPGADGAETFADGVPREGLSRQHVLTRIGVMSLIRKKVQEFEHVNGRWSMPELAEIEENKKLSQPSSPSPKTPTPSTPGDTQPNTPAPVPPPEDGVKVEEGASAKEQGEPSEPEKELSASATETEAPMEQSAQPVETPPQEAKSPVNSTEADEKKVEETEVKERPDEPMEVESKADVEKVEDRAATENPPDPPIITLDEKDEKKDDDKRDVVMLQNGEMLKESVDERHKKAVKQRFMFNIADGGFTELHSLWQNEERAATVTKKTYEIWHRRHDYWLLAGIINHGYARWQDIQNDPRYAILNEPFKGEMNRGNFLEIKNKFLARRFKLLEQALVIEEQLRRAAYLNMSEDPSHPSMALNTRFAEVECLAESHQHLSKESMAGNKPANAVLHKVLKQLEELLSDMKADVTRLPATIARIPPVAVRLQMSERNILSRLANRSSEPPPPPPPQQVRTRSGGPAAVSSWPSAVDLSAKLK encoded by the exons GCCACTTATCGCAGCCAAGAACCCTAAAATAGCAGTGTCGAAGATGATGATGGTCCTGGGAGCCAAATGGAGGGAGTTTAGCACCAACAACCCCTTCAAGGGAAGTTCAGGTGCatctgtggcagctgctgcagctgcagctgttgcAGTAGTCGAGAGTATGGTGACTAACGTGGATGCTGTCCTGCCACAGCCCCCCGTAGATGTGCCCCTCAGGAAAGCCAAGACAAAGGAGGGCAAAG GGCCCAATGCCCGGCGGAAGCCAAAGGCCAGTCCTCGTATTCCTGATATCAAGAAACCTAAAACAAAGAAGGTGGCACCACTGAAAATCAAACTGGGAGGATTTGGTTCCAAGCGTAAAAGATCATCA AGTGAAGATGATGATCTGGATGTGGAGTCAGACTTTGATGATGCCAGCATCAACAGCTACTCTGTGTCAGATGGTTCTACAAGCCGTAGTAGCCGCAGTCGCAAAAAACTCAAggctgggaagaagaaaaagaaag GTGAAGATGACTCCACAGTGGCTGTGGATGGCTATGAGACTGATCACCAGGACTACTGTGAGgtgtgccagcagggaggagaaatTATATTGTGTGATACCTGCCCTCGTGCCTACCACATGGTTTGCCTGGACCCGGACATGGAGAAAGCTCCAGAGGGCAAGTggagctgcccacactgt GAAAAAGAGGGCATTCAGTGGGAAGCAAAGGAGGATAACTCTGAAGGTGAGGAAATCCTGGAGGATGTAGTGGGGGAtgctgaggaagaggatgaCCACCACATGGAGTTCTGTAGAGTCTGCAAGGATGgaggagagctgctgtgctgtgatgCCTGTCCTTCATCCTATCACATCCACTGTCTGAATCCCCCGCTGCCTGAGATTCCCAATGGAGAATGGCTGTGTCCTCGCTGCACT TGCCCAGCTTTGAAAGGAAAGGTGCAGAAGATCTTGATCTGGAAATGGGGTCAGCCCCCAGTGGGCCCTGCACCACCACGTCCACCCGACGCAGACCCTAATGCTCCACCACCAAAGCCTCTGGAGGGTCGGCCTGAAAGGCAGTTCTTTGTCAAATGGCAGGGCATGTCCTACTGGCACTGCTCCTGGGTGTCAGAGTTGCAG CTGGAGTTGCACTGCCAGGTCATGTTTCGTAACTACCAACGCAAAAATGATATGGATGAGCCGCCCTCAGGAGACTTTggaggggaagaagagaaaagccgaaagagaaaaaacaaggaCCCCAAATACGCTGAGATGGAAGAGCGTTTCTATCGATATGGGATCAAGCCAGAGTGGATGATGATCCACAGGATCCTTAATCATAG TGTCGATAAGAAGGGTAATGTCCACTATTTGATTAAATGGAGAGACCTACCCTATGACCAGGCATCCTGGGAAAGTGAAGATGTGGATATTCAAGATTATGACCTCTACAAGCAAGCCTACTGGAATCACAG GGAGCTGATGCGAGGTGAAGAGGGCAGGCCTGGTAAGAAGTTAAAGAAAGTGAAGATGCGGAAACTGGAAAGACCCCCGGAGACTCCCACAGTAGAT CCAACAGTGAAATATGACCGGCAACCGGAGTACCTCGATGTAACAGGGGGGACCTTGCATCCCTACCAGCTGGAAGGGCTGAATTGGCTGCGCTTCTCTTGGGCCCAGGGCACAGATACAATCTTGGCTGATGAGATGGGTCTGGGGAAGACTGTGCAGACAGCAGTGTTCCTGTATTCCTTATACAAAGAG GGCCACTCCAAGGGTCCCTTCTTGGTGAGTGCACCACTGTCCACAATCATCAACTGGGAACGAGAATTTGAGATGTGGGCCCCAGATATGTATGTAGTGACCTACGttggggacaaggacagccGGGCCATCATCCGTGAGAATGAGTTCACTTTTGAGGATAATGCCATACGTGGAGGCAAAAAAGCATCCAGAATGAAG aaGGAGGCTGCTGTCAAGTTCCATGTGCTTCTGACTTCCTATGAATTGATCACAATTGATATGGCCATACTAGGCTCTATTGACTGGGCCTGTCTCATTGTGGATGAAGCTCACAGACTGAAGAACAACCAGTCTAAG TTCTTCCGTGTGCTGAATGGTTACTCCCTCCAGCACAAGCTGCTGCTTACGGGAACTCCCCTGCAGAACAACCTGGAGGAACTGTTCCACCTGCTGAACTTCCTGACGCCCGAGAGATTCCA TAACTTGGAGGGCTTCCTAGAAGAGTTTGCGGATATTGCCAAGGAAGATCAGATCAAGAAGCTGCACGACATGCTGGGCCCGCATATGCTGAGGCGTCTCAAGGCTGATGTTTTCAAGAATATGCCATCTAAGACTGAACTCATTGTCAGAGTGGAGCTGAGTCCCATGCAGAA gaaaTACTATAAATACATTTTGACAAGAAACTTTGAGGCACTGAATGCACGGGGTGGTGGTAACCAAGTCTCATTGCTCAATGTTGTTATGGATCTGAAGAAGTGCTGTAACCACCCGTATCTctttcctgtggctgctatg gaagctCCAAAAATGCCAAATGGCATGTATGATGGTAGTGCACTTATTCGAGCCTCTGGAAAGCTGTTGCTGCTCCAGAAGATGTTAAAGAACCTGAAGGAAGGAGGTCACAGGGTGCTCATATTCTCTCAG ATGACTAAAATGTTGGACCTTCTAGAAGATTTTTTGGAACACGAAGGGTACAAATACGAGCGGATTGATGGAGGAATCACAGGGAACATGCGTCAGGAGGCTATTGATCGCTTCAATG ctcctggagctcagcagttctgctttctgctttcaACTCGAGCTGGGGGTCTTGGTATTAACTTGGCCACAGCAGATACTGTGATTATCTACGATTCAGACTGGAACCCCCACAATGATATCCAG GCCTTCAGCCGTGCACACAGAATTGGACAGAACAAGAAAGTGATGATATACCGCTTTGTGACGAGGGCCTCAGTGGAGGAGCGTATCACTCAGGTGGCCAAGAAGAAAATGATGCTAACTCACCTGGTAGTGAGACCAGGATTGGGCTCCAAGACAGGCTCCATGTCCAAGCAGGAGCTTGATGACATTCTCAAATTTGGCACTGAAGAACTCTTCAAGGATGAAGCAACTGAGGGGG GGGATAACAAAGAAGGTGAGGACAGTAGTGTCATCCACTATGATGACAAAGCAATTGAGCGTCTGTTGGATCGGAACCAGGATGAAACGGAAGATACAGAACTTCAGGGCATGAATGAATATCTCAGCTCCTTCAAGGTGGCCCAGTATGTGGTTCGTGAGGAGGAGATGGGG gaggaagaggaagttGAACGGGAAATTATCAAGCAGGAGGAATCGGTAGATCCTGATTACTGGGAGAAACTGCTCCGTCACCATTATGAGCAACAGCAGGAGGATCTGGCCAGGAATCTGGGCAAGGGCAAACGTATTCGCAAGCAAGTGAACTACAACGATGGCTCGCAGGAGGATAGAG actgGCAGGATGACCAGTCAGATAATCAGTCAGACTATTCAGTTGCTTCTGAAGAAGGAGACGAGGACTTTGATGAGAGATCTGAAG CTCGTCGGCCTAGCCGCAAGGGCCTGAGAAACGACAAGGATAAGCCTCTGCCTCCCTTACTGGCCCGTGTGGGAGGGAACATCGAG GTGCTGGGTTTCAACGCTCGCCAGCGGAAAGCCTTCCTCAATGCTATCATGCGCTACGGAATGCCACCTCAGGATGCCTTCACCACTCAGTGGCTTGTTCGGGACCTCCGTGGCAAGTCAGAGAAAGAGTTCAA GGCCTACGTCTCGCTGTTCATGCGCCATTTATGTGAACCTGGAGCTGATGGTGCTGAGACCTTTGCAGATGGGGTCCCACGGGAAGGTCTTTCTCGGCAGCACGTCCTTACTCGCATTGGGGTCATGTCACTTATACGCAAAAAG GTGCAGGAATTTGAGCATGTGAACGGCCGCTGGAGTATGCCAGAACTGGCAGAGATAGAGGAGAACAAGAAActgtcacagcccagctcaccCTCTCCCAAAACTCCAACTCCTTCAACACCAGGGGATACACAGCCGAACACACCAGCCCCTGTTCCTCCACCTG AAGATGGAGTAAAAGTGGAAGAAGGAGCTAGTGCTAAGGAGCAAGGAGAGCCTTCTGAACCAGAGAAGGAGCTCAGTGCCTCTGCTACTGAAACAGAGGCCCCTATGGAG CAGAGTGCTCAGCCTGTGGAGACACCACCCCAGGAAGCAAAATCCCCAGTGAACTCCACAgaagcagatgaaaaaaaagtagaggAAACAGAAGTGAAGGAAAGACCAGATGAACCAATGGAAGTAGAAAGCAAAG CTGATGTGGAGAAAGTGGAAGACAGAGCAGCTACTGAAAATCCTCCTGACCCTCCTATAATCACTCTGGATGAGAAAG ATGAGAAAAAGGATGATGATAAGAGAGATGTGGTGATGCTGCAGAATGGAGAGATGCTGAAAGAGTCAGTAGATGAAAGGCACAAGAAGGCAGTAAAGCAGCGCTTCATGTTCAACATAGCAGATGGTGGTTTCACTG AACTACACTCCCTCTGGCAGAATGAGGAGCGGGCTGCCACTGTCACCAAGAAGACCTATGAGATCTGGCATCGGCGTCATGACTACTGGCTCCTAGCTGGGATTATCAA TCATGGCTATGCCCGTTGGCAGGATATTCAGAATGATCCACGTTACGCCATCCTCAATGAACCCTTCAAGGGTGAGATGAACAGGGGTAACTTCCTGGAAATAAAGAATAAGTTTTTGGCAAGGAGATTTAAG ctcctggagcaagCGCTGGTGATCGAGGAGCAGTTGCGGCGAGCTGCCTATCTGAACATGTCCGAAGACCCATCTCACCCCTCCATGGCTCTGAACACACGTTTTGCGGAGGTGGAATGCCTGGCTGAGAGCCACCAGCACCTATCCAAGGAATCAATGGCTGGGAATAAACCAGCCAATGCCGTACTGCACAAAG TTCtgaagcagctggaggagctttTGAGTGACATGAAGGCCGATGTGACCCGTCTGCCCGCCACGATTGCCCGCATCCCCCCTGTGGCGGTGCGCCTCCAGATGTCGGAGCGCAACATCCTCAGCCGCCTGGCCAACCGCAGCAGCgagcccccgccgccgcccccgccccaaCAAGTACGTACCCGCTCTG GTGGCCCAGCAGCAGTGAGTTCCTGGCCCAGTGCTGTTGACCTTTCGGCCAAGCTGAAGTGA